The Deinococcus sp. KNUC1210 nucleotide sequence ATTCATGCGGGCGTGCTGCCGAGGTCTGTGGGCACGCCGCTCGATCAGCTCGCCAAATACTTCGGCATCGAGTACGCCGCCCACGACGCCCTCGAAGACGCACGAACGACGGCGCAGGTCTACGTCAGATTGATGGGACTCGTACGCAGGGTGGATGAAGCGGCAGACTCTGGACATTGACGCAGACCGCTCTCGTGGACATCATCGGCTATGCCGGATTCGTTGCTGTACGGTGCTCCGCCTGAAACGCTGCGGCTCCTGCTGGGGCACGCCGATTTCGCTGCTCCCTGGCAGATTCTCGGTCATCTCGACGCCCATCTCGCCTGCCAGCGACTTCCGAAGCTCGGTCACAGCATTGCTGAGATCGTGGGTCATCTGCACAACAACATGCTGTACAACCTTGACCTGATCGAAGGCAGAGCAGCGCCCGAACGTCCAGACTGGCCCCCGGTCAAAGAGCAGGCCTGGCCGACGCTGGCCGCTGACTTTCTGGAAGTCCTGGAACTGCTGCTGGACTATGCCCAGCGCCCTGAACTTCTTGAGCGCGTGGTTTTTCCGGCGACAGCCACGGAGCCGGGA carries:
- a CDS encoding DinB family protein, with the translated sequence MPDSLLYGAPPETLRLLLGHADFAAPWQILGHLDAHLACQRLPKLGHSIAEIVGHLHNNMLYNLDLIEGRAAPERPDWPPVKEQAWPTLAADFLEVLELLLDYAQRPELLERVVFPATATEPGWTVGYKLTVNVAKHNAYHFGQIVILRQLLGAWPGVPSADQL